A window of Fusobacterium sp. genomic DNA:
GAAGAAAAAGATGAATATGTACAAAAAGCATTGAAAGCTTTAAAAGAAATAGGACAGACACCAACAATAACTCACTATAACTTCTGTACAAATGGATCACACTATGCAGGAGAAGCAGGAATAAAAACAATAGGATATGGACCATCAAGAGAAAATCTGGCACATACAATAGATGAATATATAGAACTGGATAGTTTATACAATGTAACTGAAGGATATTATGCAATTTTAAAAGCTTATTTGGAAAAGTAATAAATTAAATTAATTTAGGGGGAAATAAATATGAGTAAGGCACAAATCACAGCTTTGGTAATTATTTTACTTTACATGGCAGCAACTGTTGCTATTGGACTTATTGCTTCAAGAAAAAAAGCAGAAGAGAAAGAAAAACAAAGTAATGATGACTTTTTAATGGCAAGTAAATCTTTAGGACCAGTAGTTCTTGCAGGTACTTTGTTTGCAGCAAATACAGGTGGAGCAAGTACAACTGGTATTGCAACTAATGTTTTTCAATATGGGTTATCAGCAGCATGGTATGTTATTGCAGGAGGCATAGGGTTTGTTCTTGTATCATTTATAGCTCCCTATTTTAGAAGAGCACAGGCAAATACAGTACCTGAGATAATCAGTAAAAGATATGGTAAAGCATCACATATTTTTACTGCAATCACATCTATCTTAGCATTGTTTATGGCAACAGGAGCTCAAATTATAGCAACAGCCTCTATCATCAATGTTGTTACTGGATTTGATTTTAGAACAGCAGCAGTTGTTAGTACAATAGTAGTTATTATATATACTATGGTTGGGGGATTTAAATCTGTAACAGCAGCAAATCTTATGCATGTTTTATTCATTACAGTAGGAATGACTATTGCAATGCTTGTAATGGTAAATAGCAAAGAAGTTGGTGGTTTTAGTGAATTGTTCCAAAAAGCAGAAGCTATGAAAAGTGTAAGTGGTACTGACATGAACATGCTTAGTATGACAAAAATTGGAGCTACAACTATTATAGGATATATAGCTATGTATTTTATGACTTTCCCTACAGGGCAGGAAATAGTTCAAACTTACTGTTCAGCAAAAGATGGTAAATCAGCAAAATTAGGTTCTATACTTGCTGGCCTTGTATCGGCAGCATATGCAATAGTTCCTGCTATAATTGGACTTTTAGCTTATGTATGTATTGATGGTTATGCATTAGGTGGAGCGCAAAAGAATGCCTTAGCACAAGCAACTATTACATTTGCTCCTTCTGTTATTGCTGGTATAGTTCTTGCAGCAATTGTTGCTGCAACTATGAGCAGTGCTGCAGGAAATATGATTGGAACTGCTACAATGTTTACAAATGATATTTTTGTTCCTTACATTAATAAAGGAGTTAAAGAAGATAAAAAAGAAATTTGGATTTCAAAAATTGCTATGTTAATAGTTGGAGGAGTGGGACTTTTTATAGCTCTTGAAGCAAGTAATGTAATCAGTGTTATGATGGGAGCTTTTGCACTTAGAAGTGCAGGTCCTTTCGCAGCATTTATCTGTGGTATTTTCTATAAGAATGTAACAAGAAATGCAGGGTTTATTTCAATAGTTGCAGGTACTGCTGTAGCAGCTGTATGGATATATATTTTAAAAACTCCTTGGGGATTAAATGCAATGGTACCTGGTGGAATTGTAGCATTTATAGTAATCTTTGCCGTTTCTGCAATTGAAAGAAGTATGGGTGTAAAACCAGCTCCAGAAATTGAATTTGAAAATATTTAATGATATAAGTACAACTATTAAGGAGGAGATTATATTATGAAAAAATTAATAAAAAATGGTTTTGTTGTTGATGGCAGTGGAGAAAAAAGATATAAGGCAGATGTTCTTATAAATGGAGATAAAATAGAAAAAATAGGAACAATAGACAATATTGAAGGAGCTGAGATTATAGATGCAACTGGAAAAATTGTAGCTCCTGGATTCATAGACACTCACAGTCACTCAGATTTAAAAGTATTAATAGAACCATTTATTGAGCCTAAACTTCGTCAAGGAATAACTACAGAAATACTTGGGCAGGACGGAATCTCAATGGCTCCCCTTCCAAAAGAATTTATAAGCTCTTGGAGAAAAAATCTGGCTGGGCTGGATGGAGACAGTGATCTTCTTTCTTGGGACTGGGAAACAACAGATAAATATCTTGACCTTATAGCAAAGACTGGTTCTGGGCCTAATGAACTGTATTTAGTTCCTCATGGAAATATCAGAATGGAAGCTATGGGACTTGAAGCAAGAGTGGCAACTGATGAAGAATTAGCTAAAATGAGAGATATTACTAGAAGAGAGATGGAAGCTGGTGCAGCTGGACTTTCAACTGGGCTTATTTATATACCTTGTGCTTATTCAGATACTAGAGAATTAGTAGAAATCTGTAAAGTAGCAGCAGAATATGACAGACCTCTAGTTATACATCAAAGAAGTGAAGCAGATACTATGATAGAATCTATGAATGAAGTTATAACTATAGCTAGAGAAAGTGGAGTAAAAATTCACTTCTCTCACTTCAAAATATGTGGTAAAAAGAACTGGCATCTAATAAAAGATATCATTGCTCTTCTTGATAAATGTAAAGAGGAAGGAATCAAAATATCTTATGACCAGTATCCATATGTTGCAGGAAGTACAATGCTTGGAGTTATTATTCCCCCTTGGGCACATGCAGGGGGAACTGATAAACTTGTAGAAAGATTAGGAAACAAAGCTGACAGAGAAAAAATGAAACATGATATAATCAATGGAATTCCAGGTTGGGATAACTTTATAGATTTTGCTGGGTTTGAAGGTATATATGTAACTTCAGTAAAAACAAAAGCTAATGAAGACTGTATAGGAAAAAATCTTATAGAAATAGGTGAACTAAGAGGAAAAGACAAATTTGATGCAGTATTTGATTTGTTAAAAGAAGAAGAAAATGCTGTGGGAATGTATGACTACTATGGAAAAGATGAACATGTAGTTACTTTCATGACAAGAGAAGAAAGCAATATATGTACAGATGGACTTTTAGGAGGAAAACCACACCCCAGAGTATATGGAGCTTTTCCAAGAGTTATAGGGAAATTTGTAAAAGAAATGAAGGCTATGACATTGGAAGAAGCAGTTTATAAAATGACATATAAATCTGCTAAAACATTTAAAATAGATAATAGAGGACTATTAAAAGAAGGATACTTTGCAGATGTGGTTATATTTGATGAAAATACAACTATTGATAAAGGAACTTTTGTTGACCCTATTCAATTCCCAGAAGGAATAAGTCATGTAATGGTAAATGGAGAACTTGTAATCAACAATTATGAGAAAAATGAAGTATTGCCAGGAAGAGTTATCAGAATCAAAAAATAGCTACCGCTTACAAAATCATTCGTGAATTTTGTACTCTAAATAATTCTTAAAGAAAGAGCATGAGAAATCATGTTCTTTTTTTTGTGCTCACACTGAAGAAGGAAAATTGACTTTTTCAGGTAAATCTGCTATAATTAAATTACTCGTAAGAAAGAAAAAAATGTCATGAAGTAGGCTTTCACATTAGTGGAAGCCTTTTTCATACTTATAAGTTACTGACATTTCTTGTAAGTAGTAGATTCTTTTTTACGGGGAGGTTTAGTATGTTTAAACTGGAGTTTCACTTTAACAACAATAAGATTGAAGGAGGTACTTTAATAATTATTCTTTTAATCATTGCTGCTATTGTGATTTGCTTCTTAGTTTACTAAACTAAGCCTCAACCCTTCGGGGTTAGAAGCAGGAGATAAATATTAAATTACTGTAAAGAAAATAAAATATAAATTTGTGAAGAGTCATTTTTGGCTCTTTTTTTGTTGGTAAATGTTGGAAAATGTGAAG
This region includes:
- a CDS encoding sodium:solute symporter family protein, which gives rise to MSKAQITALVIILLYMAATVAIGLIASRKKAEEKEKQSNDDFLMASKSLGPVVLAGTLFAANTGGASTTGIATNVFQYGLSAAWYVIAGGIGFVLVSFIAPYFRRAQANTVPEIISKRYGKASHIFTAITSILALFMATGAQIIATASIINVVTGFDFRTAAVVSTIVVIIYTMVGGFKSVTAANLMHVLFITVGMTIAMLVMVNSKEVGGFSELFQKAEAMKSVSGTDMNMLSMTKIGATTIIGYIAMYFMTFPTGQEIVQTYCSAKDGKSAKLGSILAGLVSAAYAIVPAIIGLLAYVCIDGYALGGAQKNALAQATITFAPSVIAGIVLAAIVAATMSSAAGNMIGTATMFTNDIFVPYINKGVKEDKKEIWISKIAMLIVGGVGLFIALEASNVISVMMGAFALRSAGPFAAFICGIFYKNVTRNAGFISIVAGTAVAAVWIYILKTPWGLNAMVPGGIVAFIVIFAVSAIERSMGVKPAPEIEFENI
- a CDS encoding D-aminoacylase; translation: MKKLIKNGFVVDGSGEKRYKADVLINGDKIEKIGTIDNIEGAEIIDATGKIVAPGFIDTHSHSDLKVLIEPFIEPKLRQGITTEILGQDGISMAPLPKEFISSWRKNLAGLDGDSDLLSWDWETTDKYLDLIAKTGSGPNELYLVPHGNIRMEAMGLEARVATDEELAKMRDITRREMEAGAAGLSTGLIYIPCAYSDTRELVEICKVAAEYDRPLVIHQRSEADTMIESMNEVITIARESGVKIHFSHFKICGKKNWHLIKDIIALLDKCKEEGIKISYDQYPYVAGSTMLGVIIPPWAHAGGTDKLVERLGNKADREKMKHDIINGIPGWDNFIDFAGFEGIYVTSVKTKANEDCIGKNLIEIGELRGKDKFDAVFDLLKEEENAVGMYDYYGKDEHVVTFMTREESNICTDGLLGGKPHPRVYGAFPRVIGKFVKEMKAMTLEEAVYKMTYKSAKTFKIDNRGLLKEGYFADVVIFDENTTIDKGTFVDPIQFPEGISHVMVNGELVINNYEKNEVLPGRVIRIKK